One genomic region from Nocardia vinacea encodes:
- the inhA gene encoding NADH-dependent enoyl-ACP reductase InhA: MGGLLEGKTILITGIITDSSIAFHAAAVAQEQGAKVIITGIPERLRLIDRIAKRLPQEVAPAIPLDVTNEEDLVALADKVRELAPDGLDGVLHSIAFAPRTLMGPEARPFLDGPGPDAAKAFEISAWSYASLARAVLPVMNEGGSLVGMDFDPRTAMPFYNWMGVAKAALESVNRYVAREVGTAKRIRSNLIAAGPIKTLAAKAIAGTATDDAAKLNQLNTYWDGASPIGWDVDDPTVVAKSIVTLLSDWLPGTTGSIIYVDGGASHNTWFPENMSIN; the protein is encoded by the coding sequence ATGGGCGGATTGCTCGAAGGCAAGACCATCCTGATCACCGGCATCATCACCGATTCGTCGATCGCGTTCCACGCGGCGGCGGTCGCGCAGGAGCAGGGCGCGAAGGTGATCATCACCGGCATTCCGGAGCGGCTGCGGTTGATCGATCGGATCGCCAAGCGGCTGCCGCAAGAGGTCGCCCCGGCCATCCCGCTCGATGTCACCAACGAGGAGGATCTGGTCGCGCTGGCCGATAAGGTCCGTGAGCTCGCGCCGGACGGCCTCGACGGTGTGCTGCATTCGATCGCCTTCGCGCCGCGCACGCTGATGGGCCCGGAGGCGCGTCCGTTCCTGGACGGTCCCGGTCCGGATGCGGCCAAAGCCTTCGAGATCTCGGCCTGGAGCTACGCCTCGCTGGCCCGCGCCGTGCTGCCGGTGATGAACGAGGGCGGTTCGCTCGTCGGCATGGATTTCGATCCGCGCACCGCGATGCCGTTCTACAACTGGATGGGTGTGGCCAAGGCCGCGCTGGAGTCGGTGAACCGGTATGTGGCGCGCGAGGTCGGCACCGCCAAGCGGATTCGCTCGAATCTGATCGCCGCGGGCCCGATCAAGACCCTCGCGGCCAAGGCCATCGCGGGCACTGCGACCGACGATGCCGCCAAGCTGAACCAGCTCAACACCTACTGGGACGGCGCGTCGCCGATCGGCTGGGACGTCGACGATCCGACCGTGGTGGCGAAGTCGATCGTCACGCTGCTCTCGGACTGGTTGCCGGGCACCACCGGTTCGATCATCTACGTCGACGGCGGAGCCAGCCACAACACCTGGTTCCCGGAGAATATGTCGATCAACTGA
- a CDS encoding ferrochelatase translates to MVRAADALLLLSFGGPERPEDVMPFLENVTRGRGVPRERLDEVAQHYLHFGGVSPINALNRDIIAAVERELAGVGIELPVYFGNRNWDPMVEDTVARMAADGVRSALVFPTSAWGGYSGCLQYDEDIARARAAFGPDAPELVKLRQYFDHPLLIEAFAAAIRAAVDSLPAERREGARLVFTAHSIPVSADISAGPPADGGRLYSRQVAEAARLCAAATGFADYDLVWQSRSGPPRIPWLDPDIVDHLEDLSGKGVDAVVVCPVGFVSDHLEVIWDLDNEAREKAEELGMAFARAATPGTDPRFARLVVELINEHLTGKSPRRLGDIPGYGCTVNGAPCAIDCCTPPRRPAAAT, encoded by the coding sequence GTGGTTCGGGCCGCCGACGCCCTGCTGCTGCTGTCGTTCGGCGGTCCCGAGCGGCCCGAGGACGTGATGCCGTTCCTGGAGAACGTCACTCGGGGGCGGGGTGTGCCGCGCGAGCGTCTCGACGAGGTCGCGCAGCACTACCTGCACTTCGGCGGTGTCTCCCCGATCAATGCGCTCAACCGCGACATCATCGCCGCGGTGGAGCGCGAATTGGCTGGTGTCGGAATCGAATTGCCGGTGTACTTCGGTAACCGCAACTGGGATCCGATGGTCGAGGACACCGTCGCGCGCATGGCGGCCGACGGTGTGCGGTCGGCATTGGTGTTCCCGACCTCGGCATGGGGGGGATACTCCGGCTGTCTGCAGTACGACGAGGACATCGCAAGGGCGCGTGCGGCTTTCGGGCCGGATGCGCCGGAACTGGTGAAGTTGCGGCAGTACTTCGATCATCCGCTGTTGATCGAGGCGTTTGCGGCGGCGATTCGTGCCGCGGTGGATTCGCTTCCGGCCGAGCGCCGGGAAGGTGCTCGGCTGGTTTTCACCGCGCATTCGATACCGGTGTCGGCCGATATTTCCGCGGGACCGCCTGCCGATGGTGGCCGTCTGTACAGTCGTCAGGTCGCCGAGGCAGCCCGATTATGTGCCGCTGCAACGGGATTCGCCGATTATGACTTGGTGTGGCAGTCCCGCTCCGGGCCACCGCGGATCCCTTGGCTCGATCCGGATATCGTCGATCATCTCGAGGATCTGTCCGGCAAGGGCGTGGATGCGGTCGTGGTCTGCCCGGTCGGGTTCGTCTCCGATCATCTCGAGGTCATCTGGGATCTGGACAACGAAGCCAGGGAGAAGGCCGAGGAACTCGGCATGGCGTTCGCCAGGGCCGCTACCCCCGGCACGGACCCCCGCTTCGCCCGGTTGGTCGTCGAACTGATCAACGAGCACCTGACCGGTAAATCGCCACGCCGACTCGGCGACATTCCAGGCTACGGCTGCACCGTCAACGGTGCCCCCTGTGCAATCGACTGCTGCACCCCGCCGCGTCGCCCTGCTGCGGCAACCTAG